One window of the Candidatus Chryseobacterium colombiense genome contains the following:
- the hisA gene encoding 1-(5-phosphoribosyl)-5-[(5-phosphoribosylamino)methylideneamino]imidazole-4-carboxamide isomerase, whose protein sequence is MKIIPAIDIIEGKCVRLSKGDYGTKKIYNENPVEVAKEFENFGIKYLHLVDLDGAKSKHIVNQKVLKNIARETSLEIDFGGGLKTLKDIEIAFDSGAKQITIGSVAVQNPEFCFDLIKKYGAEKIILGADCENRKIKTSGWLEESDQDVIYFIFQYQKKGIKNVICTDISKDGMLEGASTDLYKDILNQTSVQLVASGGISCMEDVYEMKEIGCSGAIIGKAIYEGRIELKELQKLIENA, encoded by the coding sequence ATGAAAATTATTCCTGCCATTGATATTATCGAAGGAAAATGTGTCCGTCTGTCAAAAGGAGATTACGGAACTAAAAAAATATACAATGAAAATCCGGTTGAAGTAGCGAAAGAATTTGAAAATTTTGGAATAAAATATCTTCATCTGGTCGATTTAGATGGTGCCAAATCCAAACATATTGTCAATCAGAAAGTATTGAAAAATATTGCGAGAGAAACTTCTCTGGAAATAGATTTTGGAGGTGGATTAAAAACCTTGAAGGATATTGAGATTGCTTTTGATTCAGGAGCGAAACAAATCACCATAGGAAGCGTTGCTGTCCAAAATCCTGAGTTTTGTTTCGATTTAATCAAAAAATATGGTGCAGAAAAAATTATTCTTGGTGCAGACTGTGAAAATAGAAAGATCAAAACTTCAGGCTGGCTGGAAGAAAGTGATCAGGATGTTATTTATTTTATTTTCCAGTATCAGAAAAAAGGAATAAAAAATGTGATATGCACAGATATTTCAAAGGACGGAATGCTGGAAGGAGCTTCAACAGATTTATATAAGGATATTTTAAACCAAACCTCAGTCCAATTAGTGGCAAGTGGTGGAATTTCCTGCATGGAAGATGTTTATGAGATGAAAGAAATCGGCTGTTCCGGAGCAATTATCGGAAAAGCGATTTATGAAGGAAGAATTGAATTGAAAGAACTGCAGAAATTGATTGAAAATGCTTAA
- the hisF gene encoding imidazole glycerol phosphate synthase subunit HisF — MLKKRIIPCLDIKDGTTVKGINFEDLRNAGNPIELAKKYEYEGADELVFLDITATIEERKTFIELVKEIAQEISIPFTVGGGISAIEDVRKLLEAGADKISINSSAVKNPKLISHLAEEFGRQCIVVAIDTKFVNGSDWVHVKGGREITDLGTLDWARKAEELGAGEILLTSMDGDGTKNGFDIKITKLVSENVNIPVIASGGAGKIEDFENVFTQTKATGGLAASIFHFGEIKIQDLKNELKSKKIAVR; from the coding sequence ATGCTTAAAAAGAGAATTATTCCCTGTTTGGATATCAAAGACGGAACGACGGTAAAAGGAATTAACTTTGAAGATCTGAGAAATGCCGGAAATCCAATTGAACTGGCAAAAAAATACGAATATGAAGGAGCCGATGAGTTGGTTTTTCTGGACATTACAGCCACCATTGAAGAACGAAAAACTTTTATTGAATTGGTAAAAGAGATTGCTCAGGAAATCAGTATCCCTTTTACCGTAGGTGGTGGAATTTCAGCGATTGAAGATGTCAGAAAGCTACTGGAAGCCGGAGCCGATAAAATAAGCATCAATTCTTCCGCAGTGAAAAACCCAAAGCTGATCTCTCATTTAGCCGAAGAATTTGGAAGACAATGCATTGTTGTTGCCATTGATACCAAGTTTGTTAATGGTTCTGATTGGGTTCATGTGAAAGGCGGACGAGAAATTACGGATTTAGGAACGTTGGATTGGGCGAGAAAAGCAGAAGAACTGGGAGCCGGAGAAATTCTTTTGACTTCTATGGATGGAGACGGAACCAAAAATGGTTTTGATATAAAAATTACAAAATTGGTCTCCGAAAACGTAAATATTCCGGTAATTGCTTCCGGTGGAGCTGGAAAAATTGAAGATTTCGAGAACGTTTTTACTCAAACAAAAGCGACAGGAGGTTTGGCAGCAAGTATTTTCCATTTTGGAGAAATAAAAATTCAGGATTTAAAAAATGAATTAAAATCTAAAAAAATTGCAGTACGATGA
- the hisIE gene encoding bifunctional phosphoribosyl-AMP cyclohydrolase/phosphoribosyl-ATP diphosphatase HisIE gives MNINFNKGEGLIPVIIQDDRTLQVLMLGYMNEEAFEKTKNEGIVTFFSRSKNRLWTKGEESGNFLTVKSIEMDCDNDTVLIKTIPKNVACHTGSFSCFGDKNAKGFLYELEEKINQRIEEKIEDSYTYSLFQRGINKIAQKVGEEAVELVIEAKDNNDHLFKNEAADLLYHYLILLKAKNMSLENIEEILMIRNK, from the coding sequence ATGAACATTAATTTTAATAAGGGAGAAGGTTTAATTCCAGTTATTATCCAGGATGACAGAACATTGCAGGTTCTTATGTTGGGATACATGAATGAAGAAGCTTTTGAAAAAACAAAAAACGAAGGAATAGTGACCTTTTTCAGCCGTTCAAAAAACAGGCTTTGGACGAAAGGGGAAGAATCCGGCAATTTTTTAACGGTAAAAAGTATTGAAATGGATTGTGACAATGATACAGTTTTAATTAAAACCATTCCAAAAAATGTAGCCTGTCATACCGGAAGTTTCAGTTGTTTTGGAGATAAAAATGCTAAAGGTTTTCTCTATGAACTTGAAGAAAAAATTAACCAGAGAATTGAAGAAAAAATTGAAGACTCTTACACATACTCATTATTTCAAAGAGGAATCAATAAAATAGCCCAAAAAGTAGGAGAGGAAGCTGTAGAATTGGTAATAGAAGCCAAAGACAATAATGATCATCTGTTTAAAAATGAAGCCGCAGATTTACTTTATCATTATTTGATTTTATTAAAAGCCAAAAATATGAGTTTAGAAAATATTGAAGAAATTTTGATGATTCGTAATAAATAA
- a CDS encoding M28 family peptidase produces the protein MKKISTLLFLSVVGFCSKAQSFIQAYQTRANQVSQTNVTTLLQEFGNLGVKTTGSTANTDALNWLKAKYQSFGYTTSQITEDSFTYGSSISKNLIITKTGTLYPNTYVIICGHYDTIVGPGVSDNGSGTSIILEAARILKDVPTEYSIKFIHFSGEEQGLVGSTHYVNNVVFQNNVRQLDLRVIFNIDQVGGKIGNTNNTINCESDQSGQTGNNAPSLAMTQQLANCTTLYSPLQVNMSNAYSSDYMPFEGKGDIITGFYETTRSYNEHTANDTFANVDPTYVFNVGKASVGALQHFAIASTTLGTSDITINRLDGVRMYPNPAKDILNIELPKDIRNFNFEITDLSGRSLLKTENETKVNVSMLKRGAYLGIIKSEGKTAVRKFLIK, from the coding sequence GTGAAAAAGATCAGTACTCTCCTATTTTTATCAGTTGTCGGATTTTGCAGTAAGGCACAAAGTTTTATTCAGGCTTATCAAACAAGAGCCAACCAGGTTTCCCAAACGAATGTTACGACTCTTTTACAGGAGTTTGGCAATTTAGGAGTGAAAACTACGGGTTCTACAGCGAATACTGATGCCTTGAATTGGTTGAAAGCAAAATACCAGTCGTTTGGTTATACTACAAGCCAGATTACGGAAGATTCTTTTACTTATGGAAGCTCAATATCCAAAAACCTTATTATTACCAAAACAGGAACTTTATATCCCAATACGTATGTCATTATCTGCGGTCATTACGATACAATCGTAGGTCCTGGGGTAAGTGATAACGGAAGTGGAACTTCTATCATATTAGAAGCTGCAAGAATTTTAAAAGATGTTCCTACGGAATATTCTATTAAATTTATTCATTTTTCAGGGGAAGAGCAAGGTTTGGTAGGAAGTACACACTATGTAAATAATGTAGTATTCCAGAATAATGTTCGTCAGCTGGATTTACGCGTAATATTTAATATTGATCAGGTAGGCGGCAAAATAGGAAATACAAACAATACAATTAATTGTGAAAGCGATCAGAGCGGACAGACCGGAAATAATGCCCCGTCTTTAGCAATGACGCAACAGCTGGCAAACTGTACCACATTATATTCACCACTTCAAGTAAATATGTCAAATGCTTATTCTTCAGATTATATGCCTTTTGAGGGAAAAGGAGACATCATTACCGGCTTTTATGAAACAACAAGAAGCTACAATGAGCATACCGCAAATGATACATTTGCCAATGTAGATCCTACTTATGTTTTTAATGTAGGAAAAGCTTCGGTGGGTGCACTTCAGCATTTTGCAATCGCCAGTACAACGTTGGGAACATCCGATATTACAATCAACAGACTTGATGGAGTTAGGATGTATCCTAATCCTGCAAAAGATATTCTCAATATTGAACTTCCTAAGGATATCAGGAATTTTAATTTTGAAATTACGGATTTGTCAGGAAGGTCTTTGCTGAAAACAGAAAACGAAACAAAAGTGAATGTTTCGATGTTGAAGAGAGGGGCTTATTTAGGAATCATTAAATCAGAAGGTAAAACTGCGGTGAGAAAGTTCTTAATTAAATAA
- the rplT gene encoding 50S ribosomal protein L20: protein MPRSVNAVASRARRKKIFKQAKGFFGRRKNVWTVAKNAVEKAMQYAYRGRKEKKRNFRALWITRINAGARVHGMSYSQFMGALKKNNIELNRKVLADLAMNHPEAFKAVVDQVK from the coding sequence ATGCCAAGATCAGTAAATGCCGTAGCTTCAAGAGCACGCAGAAAGAAAATTTTTAAGCAAGCTAAAGGTTTTTTCGGTAGAAGAAAGAACGTTTGGACTGTAGCTAAAAACGCGGTAGAAAAAGCAATGCAATATGCTTACCGTGGTAGAAAAGAGAAGAAAAGAAACTTCAGAGCACTTTGGATCACTCGTATCAACGCGGGAGCTAGAGTACACGGAATGTCTTACTCTCAATTTATGGGAGCTCTTAAAAAGAACAACATTGAGCTTAACAGAAAAGTTTTAGCAGATTTAGCAATGAATCACCCTGAAGCTTTCAAAGCAGTTGTAGATCAAGTAAAATAA
- the rpmI gene encoding 50S ribosomal protein L35: MPKLKTKSGAKKRFALTGTGKIKRKNAYKSHILTKKETKQKRNLTTTSYVAKVDEKSVQRQLAIK, encoded by the coding sequence ATGCCAAAATTAAAAACGAAATCAGGTGCTAAAAAGCGTTTTGCTCTTACTGGTACAGGTAAGATCAAAAGAAAAAATGCTTACAAAAGCCACATCTTAACTAAGAAAGAAACTAAGCAGAAGAGAAATCTTACTACTACTTCTTACGTAGCTAAAGTGGATGAGAAAAGCGTTCAACGTCAACTAGCCATTAAGTAG
- a CDS encoding alpha/beta hydrolase, with protein sequence MSTLKLKDGTEIFYKDQGAGPVLMFHHGWPLSSDDWDAQVIFFLQRGYRVISHDRRGHGRSSQNIYNHTIEQYASDAAELVEFLDLKDVIHIGHSTGGGEVIRYVNKYANGRAKKAVLISAVPPIMVKSETNPDGVPMEVFDGIREQTLNNRNQFYIDLTFPFYGYNREGANVKEGVQRNWWRQGMMGGIVAHYDGIKAFSETDFTEDLKAVDIPVLVLHGEDDQIVPIENSAIKSAKLLKNGKLITYPGFPHGMPTTEHETINKDLLEFIQS encoded by the coding sequence ATGAGCACACTAAAATTAAAAGACGGAACAGAGATTTTTTACAAAGACCAAGGAGCAGGACCAGTATTGATGTTTCACCACGGATGGCCTTTATCTTCAGATGATTGGGATGCGCAGGTAATTTTCTTTTTACAGAGAGGTTACAGAGTGATTTCTCACGACAGAAGAGGTCACGGAAGATCAAGCCAGAATATTTATAACCACACGATCGAACAATATGCTTCTGATGCAGCAGAACTGGTTGAATTTTTAGATCTGAAAGATGTTATCCATATCGGACATTCTACAGGAGGTGGTGAAGTAATCCGTTATGTTAACAAATATGCTAACGGAAGAGCTAAAAAAGCTGTTTTGATCAGCGCTGTTCCTCCAATTATGGTTAAAAGTGAAACGAATCCAGACGGAGTTCCGATGGAAGTTTTCGACGGCATCAGAGAGCAAACTTTGAACAACAGAAACCAATTTTATATTGACTTGACGTTCCCTTTCTACGGATACAACAGAGAAGGCGCTAATGTAAAAGAGGGTGTACAGAGAAACTGGTGGAGACAGGGAATGATGGGCGGAATCGTGGCTCATTATGACGGAATCAAAGCATTTTCTGAAACTGATTTTACCGAAGATCTGAAAGCTGTGGATATTCCGGTTCTGGTACTTCACGGAGAAGATGATCAGATCGTACCCATCGAAAATTCTGCTATCAAATCAGCAAAACTTTTGAAAAACGGAAAGTTGATTACGTATCCGGGATTCCCTCACGGAATGCCAACTACGGAGCACGAAACAATTAATAAAGACTTATTGGAGTTCATCCAGTCTTAA
- the infC gene encoding translation initiation factor IF-3, which yields MINDKIRVRELRLVGDNVEPGIYPIDKARQIAAEQELDLVVISDKAEPFIARILEYKKFLYEQKKKQKELKAKQVKVVVKEIRFGPQTDEHDYEFKKKHAEKFLEEGSKLKTYVFFKGRSIIFKDQGEILLLKLAQELEHVGKVDQLPKLEGKRMIMMMSPKKPAK from the coding sequence TTGATCAACGATAAAATTCGTGTGAGAGAGCTTCGTTTAGTGGGCGATAACGTAGAGCCGGGAATCTACCCAATCGACAAAGCAAGACAGATTGCTGCAGAACAAGAATTGGATTTAGTAGTAATTTCCGATAAGGCAGAACCGTTTATTGCAAGAATATTAGAATACAAAAAATTCTTATATGAGCAAAAGAAAAAGCAAAAGGAACTAAAAGCCAAGCAGGTAAAAGTTGTAGTAAAAGAAATCCGTTTCGGACCTCAGACTGATGAGCACGATTACGAATTCAAGAAGAAGCATGCTGAAAAATTCCTTGAAGAAGGTTCAAAATTAAAAACCTACGTATTTTTTAAAGGCCGTTCTATTATCTTTAAAGATCAGGGAGAGATCTTACTTCTAAAACTTGCTCAGGAACTGGAGCACGTTGGAAAAGTAGACCAGCTTCCTAAGCTTGAAGGAAAAAGAATGATTATGATGATGAGTCCTAAAAAGCCGGCTAAATAA